The Candidatus Wallbacteria bacterium region GAATCTTTTTTTTATCAGACTCATCTTTAGTATAATATCAGAATTCTGATTTTCAGTTAAGGAGAAAACATGGAGAAACATTCCTGGGTCAAGGATTTTTCAGTTGCTGTAACTGTCTGCGATACCAGAGGGACCATTCTTGAGATGAACGAAAAAGCCTGCCGGACGTTTGAGAAGTACTCGGGGGGAAATCTGCTCGGAGCTGATCTTTTCGACTGCCATCCGGAACCTGCCAGGACAAAACTGAAGGAACTGATGAAGTCCAGGGCCGCAAATATCTATACTATT contains the following coding sequences:
- a CDS encoding PAS domain-containing protein, with the protein product MEKHSWVKDFSVAVTVCDTRGTILEMNEKACRTFEKYSGGNLLGADLFDCHPEPARTKLKELMKSRAANIYTIEKNGVKKLIYQAPWFSEGEFSGYVEMSLEIPFEVPNFVRK